From the Streptomyces pluripotens genome, one window contains:
- a CDS encoding carotenoid oxygenase family protein, which produces MPTHHQNSTSHLLSSGYQPVAEEVTLPFPTVRGKLPTELDGTFLRIGPNTLGSHDPARDHSFAGDAMVHGLRLRDGRAEWYRNRWVRTDRVARALGELPTPGPRHGLSDNTNCAIVQHAGHTYALGDGGALPTRLGDRLETLDRVDFDGTLPGGFSAHPVLDPLTQEMHAVAYEPGRPGVDYLTLDASGRVRRCENITVKDTPMMHAFSLTDRDAIIYDLPVTYSARAAAAGSRVPYAWNDSHGARLGVLPREGGDADVRWMDIAPCFVFHPVNAYGRGRHIIVDVMRHERAFDRVPLHPSESSPTLWRWTVDRTSGTVTEAQLSDQVQEFPRIDDRYTNSPYRYAFTVGLRPGQGAALAGPALLRHDLVTGRVDRHTFGAGREGGEAVFVPRAADAPEADGWLLGVVHDTATDRGELVVIDTADFTGPPVAAVRLPVRIPHGLHAQWAASG; this is translated from the coding sequence ATGCCCACTCATCACCAGAACAGCACGTCACATCTGCTGAGCAGCGGTTACCAGCCGGTTGCCGAGGAGGTGACCCTCCCCTTCCCGACGGTGCGCGGAAAGCTGCCCACCGAGCTCGACGGCACGTTCCTGCGGATCGGCCCCAACACGCTGGGCAGCCACGACCCGGCCCGCGACCACTCCTTCGCCGGCGACGCGATGGTGCACGGCCTGCGGCTGCGCGACGGCCGGGCCGAGTGGTACCGCAACCGCTGGGTGCGCACGGACCGGGTGGCACGTGCCCTCGGTGAACTCCCCACACCCGGACCACGCCACGGCCTGTCGGACAACACCAACTGCGCCATCGTCCAGCACGCCGGGCACACGTACGCGCTCGGCGACGGCGGAGCACTCCCGACACGGCTCGGTGACCGGCTTGAGACGCTCGACCGGGTCGACTTCGACGGCACCCTGCCCGGCGGCTTCAGCGCCCACCCCGTCCTGGATCCGCTCACTCAGGAGATGCACGCGGTGGCATACGAACCGGGCCGCCCCGGCGTGGATTACCTGACGCTGGACGCGTCCGGCCGGGTACGACGATGCGAGAACATCACGGTGAAGGACACCCCGATGATGCACGCCTTCTCGCTGACGGACCGAGACGCCATCATCTACGACCTGCCCGTCACCTACAGCGCCCGGGCGGCGGCCGCCGGCTCACGCGTCCCCTACGCGTGGAACGACAGCCACGGCGCCCGCCTCGGCGTGCTGCCCCGGGAGGGCGGGGACGCCGACGTGCGGTGGATGGACATCGCACCCTGCTTCGTCTTCCATCCCGTCAACGCGTACGGACGGGGCCGCCACATCATCGTCGACGTCATGCGCCACGAGCGAGCCTTCGATCGTGTCCCCCTGCATCCCAGCGAGTCCTCGCCCACCCTGTGGCGCTGGACCGTGGACCGGACCAGCGGCACCGTGACCGAAGCTCAACTATCCGACCAGGTACAGGAGTTCCCTCGGATCGACGACCGGTACACGAACTCCCCTTACCGCTACGCCTTCACCGTGGGTCTGCGCCCCGGCCAGGGCGCCGCACTCGCCGGACCCGCACTGCTGCGCCATGACCTCGTCACCGGCCGTGTCGACAGGCACACCTTCGGCGCGGGACGCGAAGGCGGCGAAGCGGTCTTCGTGCCGCGCGCCGCCGACGCCCCCGAGGCGGACGGCTGGCTGCTCGGTGTCGTCCACGACACCGCCACCGACCGCGGCGAACTCGTCGTCATCGACACCGCGGACTTCACCGGGCCGCCGGTCGCGGCCGTCCGCCTGCCGGTGCGCATCCCGCACGGCCTCCACGCACAGTGGGCGGCGTCCGGCTGA
- a CDS encoding flavin reductase family protein produces the protein MTTADPLTPPHRPLRVVDLPRPDRARGELRGVLGRFATGVTVLTAGRDIPRGMTANSFTSVSLEPPLILVCVVRTAAVHDVILTEEAFAVSVLSGHQQDVARYFADRSRPRGPREFETVDTTLGRHTGTPVLVDAQAWLECSLAAVYDGGDHSIFLGSVLDIGRKETDDPLLYFGGGFHRLSV, from the coding sequence ATGACGACCGCAGACCCACTGACACCACCTCACCGCCCCCTGCGCGTGGTCGACCTGCCGCGGCCGGATCGCGCCCGCGGTGAACTGCGTGGCGTGCTGGGACGCTTCGCCACCGGGGTCACCGTCCTCACCGCGGGCCGGGACATCCCCCGGGGCATGACCGCGAACTCCTTCACCTCCGTCTCGCTCGAACCACCACTGATCCTGGTGTGCGTGGTACGCACGGCAGCGGTCCACGACGTGATCCTGACGGAGGAGGCCTTCGCGGTCTCCGTCCTCTCCGGCCATCAGCAGGACGTCGCCAGGTACTTCGCGGACCGCAGCAGGCCACGAGGTCCCCGCGAGTTCGAGACGGTCGACACCACGCTCGGACGGCACACCGGAACCCCCGTCCTGGTCGACGCGCAGGCATGGCTTGAATGCAGTCTCGCGGCGGTCTACGACGGCGGCGACCACTCGATATTCCTGGGCTCGGTGCTCGACATCGGGCGCAAGGAGACCGACGACCCGCTGCTGTACTTCGGCGGCGGCTTCCACCGGCTCTCCGTCTGA
- a CDS encoding type I polyketide synthase → MTSSSRTSPARIAVVGIACRYPDADTHEQLWQNVLAGRRAFRRLPDERMRAEDYYSPDPAAPDRFYSSKAAVLDGFEFDRVKYRVAGSTFRATDMTHWLALDTAAQALGDAGFPFGEGLGDLNTGVIIGNTLTGEFSRANLMRLRWPYVRRTVGAALREQGWDDAALAVFLEKLEERYKSPFPPIGEDTLAGGLANTIAGRICNHFDLKGGGFTVDGACSSSLLSVATACDALADGRLDVAVVGGVDLSIDPFEVIGFAKTGALATGEMRVYDRGSNGFWPGEGCGILVLMRDQDAVAQGRFRYASIAGWGYSSDGRGGITRPEAGGHRLALQRAYAAAGFGIETVGYFEGHGTGTAVGDAIELRAFSESRRAADPDAAPAAISTVKGNFGHTKAAAGVAGLIKAVLAVRHQVIPPATSHVDPHPELTGDRPALRVPSEAELWPKDAAIRAGVSSMGFGGINAHIVVEHADGVRKEAVGRVTRQLVRSRQDAELLLLDADTMAELRGKVTRLAAFVPRLSFAELGDLAATLQSELDGRPIRAAVVAATSEQADQRFTKLLTLLDGGARSALDIAGGVFLGSATPHARIGFLFPGQGSGRRGDGGAMRRRFASVDELYRAHPLPTDGDLVDTAVAQPRIVTSSLAALRVLSTLGIEAVAAAGHSLGEVTALHWAGATDEASVLRIAAERGRLMAEASESGGGMAGIAAPPADVEPLLAGEPVVVAGYNGPRQTVISGPADAVQRVCAAASAQGLGTALIHVSHAFHSEAVAPAAEAFGTYLGTQEFTPPARRVISAVTAGEVTADTDVPELLTRQVLEPVRFTEAVQALSTEVDLLLEVGPGKILQGLVADIAPGVPVVSLDADSTSLSGLLTATAAAYALGAGLRHAALFEDRFTRPLPLDKEFHFFASPCESTPEVDLPFADVRLDAPPVSVPANELPTAAAAGDGDSLSVLLRLAAERAELPLEAVNPHSNPLDELHLSSITVTQIMNRAAQELGITAPMVTTAFATSTLAELAELLDGLDETTHDDAAQPQVPLGVAPWVRAFAVDLVPAEPGPAAVPESAGDGDWELFAPARHPLAPALHEALRIGGLGGGVLLCLPTDCDENHTALMIAAARAALSRTGATRFVAIGDRRGAAGLAKTLHLERPGIATTVVTLPLPDRMPAERAGELSARIVTDVAATRGFSEVHYGADGRRTVPVLRALPLVSPAGARGATSGTEQVLDTEDVLLVTGGGKGITAECALALAAGTGAGVGLLGRSDPATDPELRANLDRMTAAGVNFRYVSADVTSADEVKAAVDEIRDALGPVTAVLHGAGRNEPHALANLDEASFRRTLATKITGLENVLIAVDPAALRLLVTFGSIIGRAGLSGEGDYATANDWLTDLTQRVQDDYPDCRCLALEWSVWSGSGMGERLGVLESLVRQGIEPIPTEEGVALLKQLLAEPQTPSALVVMGRAGGLPTLTLETTDLPLLRFVDRPQAHYPGVELVVDSDLSASGDPYLADHELDGDLLFPAVLGMEAMAQAATALTGFEGAPTLEDMEFLRPIVIPLHGRTTIRVAVLAENVGAVRAVIRSSETGFQADHFRATLRYDRPEPEDTGPAPVPDDAPRIPLDPARDLYGPVLFQGLRFQRLTGYRELAARECVAEISDAATLPWFARHLPAELVLADPGTRDALMHSIQCCVPDATLLPVSIERLHLSDPTAACDEKQVTLHARERSRTGDTYVYDLDVRDQSGLLVERWEGLVLQAVRKQDGTGPWRPALLGPYLERRAERLLPEAVRCVVRPDDEALAEGLAARRKSTAQAASWALGRRTVVAYRPDGRPEIAGGPQLSASHGAGVTFVVAGEVPVACDVQPAEPRSLEEWEGLLGPEGTALARLIATEQDEELSVAATRVWSAVECLRKNGRALAALTVDSTPGAEKHWVVLRSGAARIATFPTLLEGVGEPVVFALMAQTMERND, encoded by the coding sequence ATGACGTCCTCCTCCCGTACCAGCCCCGCCAGAATCGCCGTCGTCGGCATCGCCTGCCGTTACCCCGACGCGGACACCCACGAGCAGTTGTGGCAGAACGTCCTGGCCGGCCGGCGGGCCTTCCGCCGGCTGCCCGATGAGCGGATGCGCGCCGAGGACTATTACTCGCCCGACCCCGCGGCTCCGGACCGCTTCTACTCCAGCAAGGCCGCCGTCCTCGACGGCTTCGAGTTCGACCGGGTCAAGTACCGGGTCGCGGGCAGTACCTTCCGCGCCACCGACATGACGCACTGGCTCGCGCTCGACACCGCCGCGCAGGCCCTCGGCGACGCCGGCTTCCCCTTCGGGGAGGGCCTCGGCGACCTCAACACCGGGGTCATCATCGGCAACACCCTCACCGGCGAGTTCAGCCGGGCCAACCTGATGCGGCTGCGCTGGCCCTATGTGCGCCGCACTGTCGGAGCGGCGCTGCGCGAGCAGGGCTGGGACGACGCCGCCCTGGCCGTGTTCCTGGAAAAACTCGAGGAGCGCTACAAGAGTCCCTTCCCGCCGATAGGCGAGGACACCCTGGCCGGCGGTCTCGCCAACACCATCGCCGGCCGGATCTGCAACCACTTCGACCTCAAGGGCGGTGGGTTCACCGTCGACGGGGCCTGCTCCTCGTCGCTGCTCTCCGTCGCCACCGCATGCGACGCCCTGGCCGACGGACGGCTCGACGTCGCCGTCGTCGGCGGTGTGGATCTCAGCATCGACCCCTTCGAAGTGATCGGTTTCGCCAAGACGGGTGCTCTCGCCACCGGTGAGATGCGCGTCTACGACCGTGGTTCCAACGGCTTCTGGCCCGGTGAGGGCTGCGGCATCCTCGTGCTCATGCGCGACCAGGACGCTGTCGCGCAGGGCAGGTTCCGGTACGCGAGCATCGCCGGCTGGGGCTACTCTTCCGACGGCCGCGGCGGGATCACCCGGCCCGAGGCCGGCGGACACCGCCTCGCCCTGCAGCGCGCCTATGCCGCCGCCGGGTTCGGCATCGAAACGGTGGGCTACTTCGAAGGTCACGGCACCGGTACCGCCGTGGGCGACGCCATCGAGCTGCGCGCCTTCTCGGAATCGCGCCGGGCCGCCGACCCGGACGCGGCGCCCGCCGCCATCAGCACGGTGAAGGGCAACTTCGGGCACACCAAGGCGGCGGCAGGGGTCGCCGGGCTCATCAAGGCCGTCCTCGCCGTACGCCACCAGGTCATTCCGCCGGCGACCAGCCATGTGGACCCGCATCCCGAACTCACCGGCGACCGGCCGGCCCTGCGCGTCCCCAGCGAGGCGGAGCTGTGGCCCAAGGACGCCGCCATCCGCGCGGGTGTCTCCTCCATGGGGTTCGGCGGTATCAACGCGCACATCGTGGTCGAACACGCCGACGGAGTGCGCAAGGAGGCCGTCGGCCGGGTCACCCGACAGCTCGTACGGTCCCGGCAGGACGCGGAGCTGCTGCTGCTCGACGCCGACACGATGGCCGAGCTGCGCGGCAAGGTCACCCGCCTGGCCGCCTTCGTCCCGAGACTGTCCTTCGCGGAACTCGGCGACCTCGCCGCCACGCTGCAGAGCGAACTCGACGGCCGGCCGATCCGGGCTGCCGTCGTCGCGGCCACTTCGGAACAGGCGGACCAGCGCTTCACCAAGCTGCTCACGCTGCTGGACGGCGGGGCACGGTCCGCGCTCGACATCGCGGGAGGGGTGTTCCTGGGGAGCGCGACGCCGCATGCCCGCATCGGGTTTCTCTTCCCCGGCCAGGGCTCCGGCCGACGGGGCGACGGCGGCGCGATGCGCCGGCGCTTCGCCTCGGTCGACGAGCTGTACCGCGCGCACCCCCTGCCCACCGACGGGGACCTGGTCGACACCGCGGTGGCGCAGCCGCGCATCGTCACCTCCTCCCTCGCCGCCCTGCGGGTGCTTTCCACCCTGGGTATCGAGGCGGTGGCCGCGGCCGGACACAGCCTCGGCGAAGTCACAGCCCTGCACTGGGCCGGAGCGACGGACGAGGCCTCGGTGCTGCGGATCGCCGCGGAGCGCGGCCGGCTCATGGCGGAGGCGAGCGAGAGCGGCGGAGGCATGGCGGGCATCGCCGCTCCTCCCGCCGACGTCGAACCGCTGCTGGCCGGGGAACCGGTCGTGGTCGCCGGCTACAATGGTCCTCGGCAGACCGTGATCTCCGGGCCGGCGGACGCCGTCCAGCGAGTCTGCGCCGCAGCCTCCGCCCAGGGCCTGGGCACGGCGCTGATCCACGTCTCGCACGCGTTCCACTCCGAGGCCGTCGCCCCCGCGGCCGAGGCCTTCGGGACCTACCTGGGGACACAGGAGTTCACCCCGCCAGCCCGTCGCGTCATCTCCGCGGTGACGGCGGGCGAGGTCACGGCCGACACCGATGTGCCGGAGCTGCTGACCCGACAGGTGCTGGAGCCGGTGCGTTTCACCGAGGCGGTCCAGGCCCTGTCCACCGAGGTGGACCTGCTGCTCGAGGTCGGCCCGGGTAAGATCCTGCAGGGCCTGGTCGCGGACATCGCCCCCGGTGTGCCCGTCGTCTCGCTCGACGCGGACAGCACGTCTCTGTCCGGCCTGCTGACCGCGACCGCGGCAGCCTATGCCCTCGGCGCGGGCCTGCGGCACGCCGCGCTGTTCGAGGACCGGTTCACCCGGCCGTTGCCCCTGGACAAGGAGTTCCACTTCTTCGCCAGCCCGTGCGAGTCGACTCCCGAAGTCGATCTGCCCTTCGCCGATGTGCGCTTGGACGCACCGCCCGTCTCCGTTCCGGCGAACGAGCTGCCGACAGCCGCCGCGGCCGGGGACGGCGACAGCCTCTCGGTGCTCCTGCGCCTGGCTGCAGAGCGTGCCGAACTGCCCCTGGAGGCGGTCAACCCACACAGCAACCCACTCGACGAACTGCATCTGAGCTCCATCACCGTGACTCAGATCATGAACCGCGCCGCCCAGGAACTCGGCATCACCGCACCGATGGTGACCACGGCGTTCGCCACCTCCACGCTGGCCGAGCTCGCGGAACTGCTGGACGGGCTGGACGAGACGACCCATGACGACGCGGCACAGCCCCAGGTGCCCCTGGGCGTGGCCCCCTGGGTACGGGCCTTCGCCGTCGACCTGGTGCCGGCGGAGCCGGGCCCCGCGGCCGTACCCGAGTCCGCCGGCGACGGCGACTGGGAGCTGTTCGCACCCGCACGGCACCCGCTCGCGCCCGCGCTCCACGAGGCGCTGCGCATCGGGGGGCTCGGCGGCGGCGTGCTGCTGTGCCTGCCCACGGACTGCGACGAGAACCACACGGCGCTCATGATCGCCGCAGCCCGTGCCGCACTGTCCCGCACCGGCGCCACCCGGTTCGTCGCGATCGGTGACCGGCGGGGTGCGGCGGGCCTGGCCAAGACCCTGCACCTGGAGAGACCGGGCATCGCGACCACGGTGGTCACCTTGCCACTGCCGGACCGCATGCCGGCGGAACGCGCAGGGGAACTGAGCGCCCGCATCGTGACCGACGTCGCGGCGACCCGTGGGTTCAGCGAGGTCCACTACGGGGCGGACGGCCGCCGCACCGTACCCGTGCTGCGCGCGCTGCCGCTCGTCTCCCCGGCCGGTGCGCGTGGCGCGACCTCCGGGACGGAGCAGGTGCTCGACACCGAGGACGTCCTGCTGGTCACCGGCGGCGGCAAGGGCATCACTGCCGAATGCGCCCTCGCCCTCGCCGCGGGTACCGGAGCCGGTGTCGGCCTGCTCGGCCGGTCGGACCCGGCCACCGATCCCGAACTGCGGGCCAACCTCGACCGGATGACCGCGGCGGGTGTCAACTTCCGCTACGTCAGCGCCGATGTCACGTCCGCCGACGAGGTCAAGGCGGCGGTCGACGAGATCCGCGATGCGCTCGGGCCGGTCACCGCCGTGCTTCACGGCGCGGGACGCAATGAACCGCACGCACTCGCCAACCTGGACGAGGCGTCGTTCCGCCGCACCCTCGCCACGAAGATCACCGGCCTGGAGAACGTGCTCATCGCGGTTGATCCGGCCGCCCTGCGGCTCCTCGTCACCTTCGGCAGCATCATCGGGCGGGCCGGCCTGAGCGGCGAGGGGGACTACGCCACCGCCAACGACTGGCTCACCGACCTGACCCAGCGGGTTCAGGACGACTACCCCGACTGCCGGTGCCTTGCTCTGGAGTGGTCCGTGTGGTCCGGGTCCGGCATGGGCGAGCGGCTCGGCGTGCTGGAGTCGCTGGTCCGGCAGGGGATCGAGCCGATCCCCACCGAGGAGGGCGTGGCCCTGCTCAAGCAGCTGCTCGCCGAGCCGCAGACGCCGTCCGCCCTGGTCGTGATGGGACGTGCCGGCGGCCTGCCGACGCTGACACTGGAGACCACCGACCTCCCGCTGCTGCGCTTCGTCGACCGCCCGCAAGCCCACTATCCGGGCGTCGAACTGGTCGTCGACTCCGACCTGAGCGCCTCGGGCGACCCCTACCTGGCCGACCACGAGCTCGACGGCGACCTGTTGTTCCCCGCCGTCCTCGGCATGGAGGCCATGGCCCAGGCGGCTACGGCGCTCACCGGGTTCGAGGGCGCACCGACGTTGGAGGACATGGAGTTCCTGCGCCCGATCGTCATACCTCTACACGGGCGGACCACCATCCGGGTCGCGGTGCTGGCCGAGAACGTCGGAGCCGTACGGGCCGTCATCCGCAGCAGCGAGACCGGCTTCCAGGCCGACCACTTCCGCGCCACGCTCCGCTACGACCGCCCGGAGCCGGAGGACACCGGGCCCGCACCCGTCCCCGACGACGCACCGAGGATCCCGCTGGACCCCGCACGCGACCTCTACGGACCGGTCCTCTTCCAAGGGCTGCGCTTCCAACGCCTCACCGGCTACCGGGAACTGGCCGCCAGGGAATGTGTCGCGGAGATCTCCGACGCGGCCACGCTCCCTTGGTTCGCGCGCCATCTGCCTGCCGAACTCGTACTGGCCGACCCGGGGACCCGGGACGCCCTGATGCACTCGATCCAGTGCTGCGTGCCGGACGCCACGCTGCTCCCGGTGAGCATCGAGCGCCTCCACCTGAGCGACCCCACCGCGGCGTGCGACGAGAAGCAGGTGACGCTGCACGCCCGGGAGCGTTCCCGCACCGGTGACACTTACGTCTACGACCTCGACGTCCGCGACCAGTCGGGCCTGCTGGTCGAACGCTGGGAGGGGCTGGTCCTGCAGGCGGTACGCAAGCAGGACGGAACCGGGCCGTGGCGGCCCGCTCTGCTCGGCCCGTACCTGGAGCGGCGCGCCGAGCGGCTCCTGCCCGAGGCCGTACGCTGCGTCGTGCGGCCCGACGACGAGGCGCTCGCGGAAGGATTGGCCGCACGCCGTAAGTCCACTGCCCAGGCGGCCAGTTGGGCTCTGGGTCGTCGGACGGTGGTGGCCTACCGTCCCGACGGCAGGCCCGAGATCGCGGGCGGGCCGCAGCTCTCCGCCTCGCACGGCGCAGGGGTGACCTTCGTGGTGGCCGGCGAGGTGCCGGTGGCCTGCGACGTTCAGCCGGCCGAGCCCCGCTCCCTCGAGGAATGGGAGGGGCTGCTGGGGCCGGAGGGCACCGCCCTCGCCCGGCTGATCGCCACCGAGCAAGACGAAGAGCTGTCCGTCGCGGCCACCAGGGTGTGGAGCGCGGTCGAGTGCCTGCGCAAGAACGGCCGCGCACTCGCCGCACTCACGGTCGACAGCACGCCCGGGGCGGAGAAGCACTGGGTGGTGCTGCGCTCGGGCGCGGCCCGGATTGCGACCTTCCCGACGCTCCTGGAAGGGGTCGGCGAGCCCGTTGTCTTCGCGCTCATGGCACAGACCATGGAGAGGAACGACTGA
- a CDS encoding TetR/AcrR family transcriptional regulator, whose translation MQLLEAAAQLLSEEGPSALSTRRLAAAVGTSTTAVYTHFGGKNDLVRAMVQEGFRLLDRRLRGVGESSDPVADICALGAAYRRNALEHRHLYGVMFGGASLGGFSLTEEDRQHGRYTLNVLVRAVERGMETRRLNTGDKDLVAHQLWVALHGLVTLELGGYLVEPYDADVCFEAQVTGLLVSVGADRDAVTAALRGRRDGTDR comes from the coding sequence ATGCAACTCCTTGAGGCCGCAGCACAGTTGCTCTCCGAAGAGGGCCCCTCCGCACTGTCGACACGTCGCCTGGCCGCGGCGGTGGGTACTTCCACGACGGCGGTGTACACGCACTTCGGGGGGAAGAACGACCTGGTCAGAGCCATGGTGCAGGAGGGTTTCCGACTGCTTGACCGACGCCTGAGGGGCGTGGGGGAATCGTCGGACCCGGTCGCGGACATCTGCGCCCTCGGGGCGGCGTACCGGCGCAACGCGCTGGAGCACCGCCACCTCTACGGCGTGATGTTCGGCGGTGCGAGCCTCGGTGGCTTCTCGCTGACCGAGGAGGACCGTCAGCATGGCCGCTACACGCTGAACGTGCTGGTGCGGGCCGTGGAACGCGGCATGGAGACGCGCAGGTTGAACACCGGTGACAAGGACCTGGTGGCCCATCAGTTGTGGGTCGCGCTGCACGGGCTCGTCACCCTGGAACTCGGGGGCTACCTGGTCGAGCCCTACGACGCGGATGTCTGTTTCGAAGCCCAGGTGACCGGCCTTCTCGTGAGCGTCGGCGCGGACCGGGACGCGGTGACCGCCGCGCTGAGGGGGAGACGCGACGGTACGGACCGTTGA
- a CDS encoding acyl-CoA thioesterase, whose translation MQPYYEYRHLVGFEDTNLVGNVYYVNYLRWQGRCREMFLRDHAPDVLADVQGDLKLFTLKVDCEFFAEITAFDELSIRMRLDDLTQTQVAFSFDYVRVRQDGTEDLVARGQQRIACMRGPNNDTRPARVPEALRTALAPYAARHGGQLVDTTSGATT comes from the coding sequence ATGCAGCCGTACTACGAGTACCGCCACCTGGTCGGTTTCGAGGACACCAACCTGGTCGGCAACGTCTACTACGTCAACTACCTCCGTTGGCAGGGGCGGTGCCGTGAAATGTTTCTCAGGGACCACGCACCCGACGTGCTCGCGGACGTTCAGGGCGACCTGAAACTGTTCACCCTCAAGGTCGACTGCGAGTTCTTCGCGGAGATCACGGCGTTCGACGAGCTGTCGATCCGCATGCGCCTCGACGACCTGACGCAGACACAGGTGGCCTTCAGCTTCGACTACGTCCGCGTGCGGCAGGACGGAACCGAGGACCTCGTGGCTCGGGGACAGCAACGGATCGCGTGCATGCGCGGCCCGAACAACGACACCCGTCCGGCCCGGGTGCCGGAAGCGCTGCGCACTGCACTGGCGCCCTACGCGGCGCGGCACGGTGGACAACTCGTCGACACGACGAGCGGAGCCACGACATGA
- a CDS encoding CRTAC1 family protein, with the protein MTVLVAASLFFAVRTSVAVAGGDDAAAKYKFQEMPIALPPGYDSQHMNTVRKVNPAYQKIRSWISSVGAGIAINDLVGHGKADGMCIVDTRTDKVVVTYTPTAAKEDRFTPFVLDASPLPMDHAMAPTGCAPGDFNGDGRMDLLVSYWGRTPVVFMAKDSATTLSPDAYVPREVVPSESPDGAYHGPRWNTDAVYIGDLDGSGHPSVVVGNYFRDSDVLDPQGLDNVGMNDSLSNSKNAGGDHVLRWTGASVGDKPTVSFVEEKEAIPYHASTGWTLAISGADLTGDDLPEMYIADDFGHDHLLYNRSTPGHIKYTEATGKRTPTTPKSFVLGKGSFKGMGIDFADVDHNGRFDMMVSNITVDWGLEESNFLWMNKARNEADMARKLAAGEAPFTQEAQQHGVAWTGWGWDTKMADFLNNGELSILQATGFVKGKIDRWPWLQEMAMTNDDLLSNPAMWPHVQPGDDIAGDDILGFYARTESGKYANISKQLGLDVKIPSRALATGDTTGTGTLDFAVARQWGPPAFYANQAPDRGQYLGLRLYRPAAGSGQGAGKGIANIGAPAYGATVKVTTSAGTQVSQLDGGGGHSGFRSFDVHFGLGSDHGPATVELSWRDADGGRHRTTQKLTPGTHTFMLTDTAQEVANR; encoded by the coding sequence GTGACAGTCCTGGTGGCCGCGTCCCTATTCTTTGCGGTCCGGACTTCCGTCGCCGTGGCCGGCGGTGATGACGCCGCGGCGAAGTACAAGTTCCAGGAAATGCCCATCGCGCTGCCACCCGGCTACGACTCGCAGCACATGAACACGGTTCGCAAGGTGAATCCGGCCTATCAGAAGATACGCTCCTGGATCTCCTCCGTCGGTGCCGGGATAGCCATCAACGACCTGGTCGGCCACGGGAAGGCCGACGGGATGTGCATCGTCGACACCCGTACCGACAAGGTCGTCGTGACGTACACCCCGACCGCAGCGAAGGAGGACCGGTTCACTCCGTTCGTCCTCGACGCGTCCCCGCTTCCGATGGACCACGCCATGGCGCCCACCGGCTGCGCGCCGGGGGACTTCAACGGTGACGGCAGGATGGACCTGCTGGTCTCCTACTGGGGACGCACGCCCGTCGTGTTCATGGCCAAGGACAGCGCCACCACCCTGTCACCGGACGCGTACGTGCCACGCGAGGTCGTGCCGTCGGAGAGCCCTGACGGCGCGTACCACGGCCCCCGCTGGAACACCGACGCGGTGTACATCGGCGACCTGGACGGCAGCGGACACCCGTCGGTCGTGGTGGGGAACTACTTCCGGGACTCGGATGTGCTCGACCCACAGGGTCTCGACAACGTGGGCATGAACGACTCGCTGTCCAACTCGAAGAACGCCGGCGGCGACCATGTCCTGCGCTGGACAGGCGCGAGCGTCGGCGACAAGCCCACCGTCTCCTTCGTGGAGGAGAAGGAAGCCATCCCCTACCACGCGTCCACCGGCTGGACGCTCGCGATCTCCGGAGCCGACCTGACCGGGGACGACCTGCCCGAGATGTACATCGCCGACGACTTCGGCCACGACCACCTGCTCTACAACCGGTCGACCCCCGGGCACATCAAGTACACCGAGGCCACCGGTAAGCGCACGCCGACCACGCCCAAGTCCTTCGTGCTCGGCAAGGGCTCCTTCAAGGGTATGGGAATCGACTTCGCCGACGTCGACCACAACGGCCGCTTCGACATGATGGTCAGCAACATCACCGTCGACTGGGGCCTGGAGGAGAGCAACTTCCTCTGGATGAACAAGGCCAGGAACGAGGCCGACATGGCCCGCAAGCTGGCCGCCGGCGAGGCGCCGTTCACGCAGGAGGCACAGCAGCACGGTGTCGCCTGGACCGGCTGGGGCTGGGACACCAAGATGGCCGACTTCCTCAACAACGGGGAGCTGTCGATCCTGCAGGCCACCGGCTTTGTGAAGGGCAAGATCGACCGCTGGCCCTGGTTGCAGGAGATGGCCATGACCAACGACGATCTGCTGTCCAACCCGGCCATGTGGCCCCACGTCCAGCCCGGCGACGACATCGCCGGCGACGACATACTGGGCTTCTACGCGAGGACCGAGAGCGGAAAGTACGCCAACATCTCCAAGCAGCTGGGGCTGGACGTGAAGATTCCCAGCCGGGCGCTCGCCACCGGGGACACCACCGGGACCGGCACCCTCGACTTCGCCGTCGCGCGACAGTGGGGTCCGCCGGCCTTCTACGCCAACCAGGCACCCGACAGGGGCCAGTACCTCGGCCTGCGCCTGTACCGGCCCGCTGCCGGCTCCGGCCAGGGCGCGGGCAAGGGCATCGCGAACATCGGCGCGCCCGCCTACGGCGCCACCGTCAAGGTCACGACGTCCGCCGGTACCCAGGTCTCCCAGCTCGACGGCGGCGGCGGCCACAGCGGTTTCCGCAGCTTCGACGTGCACTTCGGACTCGGCTCGGACCACGGGCCGGCAACCGTGGAACTGTCGTGGCGGGACGCGGACGGCGGAAGGCACCGCACGACCCAGAAGCTCACCCCCGGCACCCACACGTTCATGCTGACCGACACCGCGCAGGAGGTTGCCAACCGATGA